One window from the genome of Actinoplanes teichomyceticus ATCC 31121 encodes:
- a CDS encoding PH domain-containing protein — MIDFNNGSVFKLNPCDPGELIPQVAPFLVQGEQVIFAFRSVRDFVVFTNKRLIAANVQGITGSKTDFTSLPYGKIQAFSVETAGSFDRDTELDLWFSGLGKVRLEFKRNVDIRQLSQMIANYVL, encoded by the coding sequence GTGATCGACTTCAACAACGGTTCCGTCTTCAAGCTCAACCCGTGCGACCCGGGTGAGCTGATCCCGCAGGTCGCCCCGTTCCTCGTGCAGGGTGAGCAGGTCATCTTCGCGTTCCGCTCGGTCCGCGATTTCGTGGTCTTCACCAACAAGCGCCTGATCGCCGCCAACGTGCAGGGCATCACCGGCTCGAAGACCGACTTCACCTCCCTGCCGTACGGGAAGATCCAGGCATTCTCGGTGGAGACCGCCGGAAGCTTCGACCGGGACACCGAGCTGGATCTGTGGTTCAGCGGGCTCGGCAAGGTCCGCCTGGAGTTCAAGCGCAATGTCGACATCCGCCAGCTCAGCCAGATGATCGCAAACTACGTTCTCTGA
- a CDS encoding type II toxin-antitoxin system VapB family antitoxin, which produces MEANPPIARISIDDRALIEAAKILGTTDAAETVNAALREVVAIHERVAAVERLAGMGAADDFDDFLDKRSYRQ; this is translated from the coding sequence GTGGAAGCGAATCCCCCGATCGCACGGATCAGCATCGATGACCGGGCGCTGATCGAGGCGGCCAAGATCCTGGGCACGACGGACGCCGCAGAAACCGTCAATGCCGCACTGCGCGAGGTCGTCGCCATCCATGAGCGCGTGGCGGCCGTGGAGCGACTCGCCGGGATGGGGGCCGCGGACGATTTCGACGATTTCCTCGACAAGCGCAGTTATCGACAATGA
- a CDS encoding PHP domain-containing protein, producing the protein MGHGHDHDHSHETGSGGDLPEALDLGIPDGELSPADTSRRNFLRGAGLLGAGAAAASVFARPGAASAAGLPHTHDHRGGGDAQGGFQWLAGDHHIHTQYSSDAQYRVLDQARHGHAYGLDWLVITDHGSATHAKIGVDKVNPDIVKTRAEIRDLLTFQGLEWNIPGAEHATVFVHPGRNEVDVLKRFENTYDGSLLPATNTAAQNEAMAIEGIKFLGRQVRDRKVEAALFFANHPARRGIDSPHEIRNWRDADPSVAVGFEGAPGHQAAGIPAPNGRGGARGYYDNNPSAASFPGYPLESYRTWGGYDWMTSTVGGLWDSLLAEGKAWWITVNSDSHVVYLDQSDRGPGSDFEADGRYHDPVYTGRTLTTAGDFWPGYYGRTNVGSTSFSYRAVMDGLRAGRVWVDHGRLIKGLDARVRRTGDRRRHTGTPLGGVLQVKRGTSTELTLDIDLQDTPNWATFIPKLQRVDVIVGTVTGPVADRDRFTAPDTRVAKSFEISKTTGRVSLSFDLGRLDKPFYVRVRGTDGNRTQPGLMGAAVDPYGPALDVAGDADPWGDLWFYTNPIWVLPR; encoded by the coding sequence ATGGGTCACGGCCACGACCACGACCACTCGCACGAGACCGGCAGCGGCGGCGACCTGCCCGAGGCACTGGACCTGGGCATCCCGGACGGCGAACTGTCCCCGGCCGACACATCCCGCCGCAACTTCCTGCGCGGGGCCGGCCTGCTCGGCGCGGGTGCCGCGGCCGCGTCGGTCTTCGCCCGACCCGGCGCCGCGTCCGCCGCCGGGCTCCCGCACACCCACGACCACCGTGGCGGCGGCGACGCCCAGGGCGGCTTCCAGTGGCTCGCCGGCGACCACCACATCCACACCCAGTACAGCTCCGACGCGCAGTACCGGGTGCTCGACCAGGCCCGGCACGGCCACGCGTACGGCCTGGACTGGCTGGTGATCACCGACCACGGCAGCGCCACCCACGCCAAGATCGGCGTGGACAAGGTGAACCCGGACATCGTGAAGACCCGCGCCGAGATCCGTGACCTGCTCACCTTCCAGGGTCTGGAGTGGAACATCCCGGGCGCCGAGCACGCCACGGTCTTCGTCCACCCGGGCCGCAACGAGGTGGACGTCCTCAAGCGCTTCGAGAACACGTACGACGGATCGCTGCTGCCGGCCACCAACACCGCGGCGCAGAACGAGGCCATGGCGATCGAGGGCATCAAGTTCCTCGGCCGGCAGGTCCGCGACCGCAAGGTGGAGGCCGCGCTGTTCTTCGCCAACCACCCGGCCCGGCGCGGCATCGACTCGCCCCACGAGATCCGCAACTGGCGCGACGCCGACCCGAGCGTGGCGGTCGGCTTCGAGGGCGCGCCCGGCCACCAGGCCGCCGGCATCCCGGCCCCGAACGGACGCGGCGGCGCCCGTGGCTACTACGACAACAACCCGTCGGCCGCGTCGTTCCCCGGCTACCCGCTGGAGAGCTACCGCACCTGGGGCGGTTACGACTGGATGACCTCGACCGTCGGCGGACTGTGGGACAGCCTGCTCGCCGAGGGCAAGGCGTGGTGGATCACCGTGAACTCGGACTCGCACGTGGTCTACCTGGACCAGTCCGACCGGGGCCCGGGCAGCGACTTCGAGGCCGACGGCAGGTACCACGACCCGGTCTACACCGGCAGGACGCTGACCACGGCCGGTGACTTCTGGCCCGGCTACTACGGCCGGACCAACGTCGGCTCGACGTCGTTCTCGTACCGGGCGGTCATGGACGGCCTGCGCGCCGGCCGGGTCTGGGTCGACCACGGCCGCCTGATCAAGGGCCTGGACGCGCGGGTGCGCCGGACCGGCGACCGGCGGCGGCACACCGGCACCCCGCTCGGCGGCGTGCTGCAGGTCAAGCGGGGCACCTCCACCGAGCTGACCCTCGACATCGATCTGCAGGACACCCCGAACTGGGCGACGTTCATCCCGAAGCTGCAGCGGGTCGACGTGATCGTCGGCACGGTCACCGGCCCGGTGGCCGACCGGGACCGGTTCACCGCCCCGGACACCCGGGTGGCCAAGTCCTTCGAGATCTCCAAGACCACCGGCCGGGTGTCGCTCAGCTTCGACCTGGGCCGCCTGGACAAGCCGTTCTACGTACGGGTCCGCGGCACCGACGGCAACCGCACGCAGCCTGGCCTGATGGGTGCGGCGGTCGACCCGTACGGGCCGGCGCTGGACGTGGCCGGCGACGCCGACCCGTGGGGGGACCTGTGGTTCTACACCAACCCCATCTGGGTTCTGCCGCGATGA
- a CDS encoding energy-coupling factor transporter transmembrane component T family protein: protein MTLALEPVADASAPLARRNPVAKLGAALLFAFPLVATLDPVTPALALAVELVALPFFGVRPRVLARRVWPLLLAAGGVLISMLLFAADRGGAQLFALGGLDVTTGVLAGAAGLILRMFAVALPGIVVFATTDPTDLADALVQNAKAPARFAIGALAAFRLLPLLAAEWRMLTLARRARGVDAGRNPAARLRLFVSTAFALLVGALRRGVRLAVAMDARGFDSGTPRTHARVQRFTRADTALLAGAVLLSAAILGATVALGLFRPIIG from the coding sequence ATGACGCTCGCCCTCGAACCCGTCGCCGACGCGTCCGCGCCGCTGGCCCGGCGTAACCCGGTCGCCAAGCTCGGCGCCGCGCTGCTGTTCGCGTTCCCGCTGGTCGCCACGCTGGACCCGGTCACCCCGGCGCTGGCGCTGGCCGTCGAGCTGGTCGCGCTGCCGTTCTTCGGGGTCCGCCCGCGCGTGCTCGCCCGCCGGGTCTGGCCGCTGCTGCTGGCCGCCGGCGGGGTGCTGATCAGCATGCTGCTGTTCGCCGCCGACCGTGGCGGCGCACAGCTGTTCGCGCTGGGCGGGCTGGACGTCACCACCGGTGTGCTGGCCGGCGCGGCCGGGCTGATCCTGCGCATGTTCGCGGTCGCCCTGCCCGGCATCGTGGTCTTCGCCACCACCGACCCGACCGACCTGGCCGACGCGCTGGTGCAGAACGCCAAGGCGCCGGCCCGGTTCGCGATCGGCGCGCTGGCCGCGTTCCGGCTGCTGCCGCTGCTGGCCGCGGAGTGGCGGATGCTCACCCTGGCCCGGCGCGCCCGCGGGGTGGACGCCGGGCGCAACCCGGCCGCCCGGCTGCGGCTGTTCGTCTCCACCGCGTTCGCGCTGCTGGTCGGCGCGCTGCGACGCGGGGTACGGCTGGCGGTGGCGATGGACGCGCGCGGATTCGACTCGGGGACGCCGCGCACCCACGCCCGGGTGCAGCGGTTCACCCGGGCGGACACCGCGCTGCTCGCCGGGGCGGTCCTGCTGTCCGCGGCGATCCTCGGCGCCACCGTGGCACTGGGCCTGTTCCGGCCGATCATCGGTTGA
- a CDS encoding ABC transporter ATP-binding protein — translation MSEVRLRGFGWRHAGRRAWAVRGLDLRIGHGERVLLLGPSGAGKSTLLAALAGLLPEDSGEAEGSIEIDGREPRRARDRTGILFQDPQTQLVMARCGDDVAFGLENRGVPAAQIWPRVSDALDRVGFPYPITRPTGALSGGEAQRLALAGVIALRPGLLLLDEPTANLDPAGAALIREALSRWTRGTAGPDPTMIIVEHRVADVLPLVDRVIVIEPGGGVRADGAPEVVFAAYGDKLAGEGVWVPGFRAAPRKAPAAATTDLVRAEQVAVPGRLPAVSLTAGAGEVLAVTGPNGAGKSTLALLLGGLLAPGSGRITGFGDRRPPHRWRAATLTARIGSVFQNPEHQFVTARVADELALGPRRLGRPAGEIRRIVDELLQRLRLERLAQANPYTLSGGEARRLSVATALATAPRLLVLDEPTFGQDRRTWLELVALLAELRAEGHGIVAVTHDTDFTRTLADRTVALGEPAPEPLPRRLLP, via the coding sequence ATGTCCGAGGTTCGGCTGCGCGGGTTCGGGTGGCGGCACGCCGGCCGCCGGGCCTGGGCGGTTCGCGGGCTGGACCTGCGGATCGGGCACGGCGAGCGGGTGCTTTTGCTGGGTCCCTCCGGGGCCGGCAAGAGCACCCTGCTGGCCGCGCTGGCCGGGCTGCTGCCGGAGGACTCCGGCGAGGCCGAGGGCAGCATCGAGATCGACGGGCGGGAGCCGCGCCGGGCCCGGGACCGCACCGGCATCCTGTTCCAGGACCCGCAGACCCAGCTGGTGATGGCCCGCTGCGGCGACGACGTGGCGTTCGGCCTGGAGAACCGCGGGGTGCCGGCCGCGCAGATCTGGCCGCGGGTCAGCGACGCGCTGGACCGGGTCGGCTTCCCGTACCCGATCACTCGCCCCACCGGCGCGCTCTCCGGCGGCGAGGCGCAGCGCCTCGCCCTGGCCGGGGTGATCGCGCTGCGCCCCGGGCTGCTGCTGCTCGACGAGCCGACCGCCAACCTGGACCCGGCCGGCGCGGCGCTGATCCGGGAGGCGCTGAGCCGCTGGACCCGCGGGACGGCCGGCCCGGACCCCACGATGATCATCGTGGAGCACCGGGTCGCCGACGTGCTGCCGCTGGTGGACCGGGTGATCGTCATCGAGCCGGGCGGCGGCGTGCGCGCCGACGGCGCGCCCGAGGTGGTCTTCGCCGCCTACGGCGACAAACTCGCCGGCGAGGGCGTCTGGGTGCCGGGTTTCCGGGCCGCCCCGCGCAAGGCGCCGGCGGCGGCGACCACCGATCTGGTACGCGCCGAGCAGGTCGCCGTCCCGGGCCGGCTGCCCGCCGTGTCGCTGACCGCCGGGGCCGGCGAGGTGCTGGCGGTGACCGGTCCCAACGGCGCCGGCAAGTCCACCCTGGCGCTGCTGCTCGGCGGCCTGCTCGCGCCGGGCTCCGGGCGGATCACCGGCTTCGGCGACCGGCGGCCCCCGCACCGCTGGCGGGCCGCGACGCTGACCGCGCGGATCGGCTCGGTCTTCCAGAATCCGGAACACCAGTTCGTCACCGCCCGGGTCGCCGACGAGCTGGCGCTCGGCCCGCGCCGGCTCGGCAGACCGGCCGGCGAGATCCGGCGGATCGTGGACGAGCTGCTGCAACGGCTGCGGCTGGAGCGGCTGGCGCAGGCCAATCCGTACACCCTCTCCGGCGGTGAAGCGCGACGGCTGAGCGTGGCCACCGCGCTGGCCACCGCCCCGCGGCTGCTGGTGCTCGACGAGCCGACGTTCGGCCAGGACCGGCGGACCTGGCTGGAGCTGGTGGCGCTGCTCGCCGAGCTGCGGGCCGAGGGGCACGGCATCGTCGCGGTCACCCACGACACCGACTTCACCCGTACGCTGGCCGATCGGACCGTGGCCCTCGGCGAGCCGGCGCCGGAACCGCTTCCCCGGCGGCTGCTCCCATGA
- a CDS encoding ECF transporter S component → MKSTNPHRWRTIDIVIASVVAVAFGVIFWAWDAVWAATENAFLFFPPAQAILYGMWFLPAVLSGLIIRKPGAAFFTETVAALISALLGNKWGATVIVQGAAQGLGAELAFALFRYRVFSLPVGLLSGAFAGLVAAVFDWFVWTYAYELWNYRVPYALFTVASATVIAGAGAWLLVRALAPTGVLDRFGAGRERALI, encoded by the coding sequence ATGAAGTCCACCAATCCGCACCGCTGGCGCACGATAGACATCGTGATCGCCTCCGTCGTCGCGGTCGCGTTCGGCGTCATCTTCTGGGCCTGGGACGCCGTCTGGGCCGCCACCGAGAACGCCTTCCTGTTCTTCCCGCCCGCGCAGGCGATCCTCTACGGGATGTGGTTCCTGCCGGCCGTGCTGAGCGGGCTGATCATCCGCAAGCCCGGGGCCGCGTTCTTCACCGAGACGGTGGCCGCGCTGATCTCGGCGCTGCTGGGCAACAAGTGGGGCGCCACGGTGATCGTCCAGGGCGCGGCCCAGGGCCTCGGCGCGGAGCTGGCGTTCGCGCTGTTCCGGTACCGGGTGTTCAGCCTCCCGGTGGGCCTGCTCTCCGGCGCGTTCGCCGGTCTGGTGGCCGCGGTCTTCGACTGGTTCGTCTGGACCTACGCCTACGAGCTGTGGAACTACCGGGTGCCCTACGCGCTGTTCACCGTGGCCAGCGCCACGGTCATCGCCGGCGCCGGCGCCTGGCTGCTGGTCCGCGCGCTCGCACCGACCGGCGTACTGGACCGGTTCGGGGCGGGCCGCGAGCGGGCCCTGATCTAG
- a CDS encoding alpha/beta fold hydrolase has product MEVKARGLTFEVAEQGPADGAPVLLLHGFPQDRREFDPLLPRLHAAGLRTYAMDQRGYSPGARPSGAQAYRIGEAVADVLGVLDALGLESVHLVGHDWGAQVGWLVAGKHPERVRTLTAISVPHPRALLLALRVRPTQRARFAYFPVFRSAGAERLLLGADAFVLRRMLAPIGDRARLYVEAMREPGRLTTALHWYRAFRSTDIADLGEITVPTTYVWSDRDGVVGLTAALRTADWVRGDYQLVAMRGVSHWVPEQAPRELGDAVLARIGV; this is encoded by the coding sequence ATGGAGGTCAAGGCGCGCGGCCTGACGTTCGAGGTGGCCGAACAGGGCCCGGCGGACGGGGCGCCGGTGCTGCTGCTGCACGGCTTCCCGCAGGACCGCCGCGAGTTCGATCCGCTGCTGCCGCGGCTGCACGCGGCCGGGCTGCGGACCTACGCGATGGACCAGCGCGGCTACTCCCCGGGCGCGCGTCCGTCCGGGGCGCAGGCGTACCGGATCGGCGAGGCGGTCGCGGACGTGCTGGGGGTGCTGGACGCCCTGGGGCTGGAGTCGGTGCACCTGGTCGGGCACGACTGGGGGGCCCAGGTGGGCTGGCTGGTGGCCGGCAAGCACCCGGAGCGGGTGCGCACGCTGACCGCGATCTCGGTGCCGCACCCGCGGGCGCTGCTGCTGGCGCTGCGGGTCCGGCCGACCCAGCGGGCGCGGTTCGCGTACTTCCCGGTGTTCCGCAGCGCGGGGGCCGAGCGGCTGCTGCTGGGCGCGGACGCGTTCGTGCTGCGCAGAATGCTCGCGCCGATCGGCGACCGGGCCCGGTTGTACGTCGAGGCGATGCGCGAGCCGGGACGGCTGACCACCGCGCTGCACTGGTACCGGGCGTTCCGGTCGACGGACATCGCCGACCTCGGCGAGATCACCGTGCCGACCACGTACGTCTGGAGCGACCGGGACGGGGTGGTCGGGCTGACCGCCGCGCTGCGCACCGCCGACTGGGTGCGCGGCGACTACCAGCTGGTGGCGATGCGCGGGGTCAGTCACTGGGTGCCCGAACAGGCGCCGCGGGAGCTGGGCGACGCGGTGCTGGCCCGGATCGGCGTTTGA
- a CDS encoding DUF6328 family protein yields MAPEKRRSPQESEKQRWDRNFADLLQELRVAQTGVQILFAFLLTLPFSNGFPKATDFQKDTYMVALISAAFATALIISPVAFHRALFRQGRKPELVRYSHRMASGGLACMLVSMVASVLLVTDFVLDGRWAVALSVVTAGWFLTFWAILPVTHRNWGEDDDKDGYVMDDDSGVSGGNRAGRDA; encoded by the coding sequence ATGGCCCCCGAGAAACGGCGCTCTCCGCAGGAGAGCGAGAAGCAGCGCTGGGACCGCAACTTCGCTGACCTGTTGCAGGAACTGCGAGTGGCGCAGACCGGCGTCCAGATCCTGTTCGCGTTCCTGTTGACCCTGCCGTTCTCCAACGGTTTCCCGAAAGCCACCGATTTCCAGAAGGACACCTACATGGTGGCCCTGATCAGCGCCGCGTTCGCGACCGCGCTGATCATCTCACCGGTGGCCTTCCACCGGGCGCTGTTCCGCCAGGGCCGCAAGCCGGAACTGGTCCGGTACTCGCACCGGATGGCCAGCGGCGGGCTGGCCTGCATGCTGGTGTCGATGGTCGCCAGTGTGCTGCTGGTCACCGACTTCGTGCTGGACGGGCGCTGGGCGGTGGCGCTGAGCGTGGTCACCGCCGGCTGGTTCCTCACCTTCTGGGCGATCCTGCCGGTCACCCACCGCAACTGGGGTGAGGACGACGACAAGGACGGTTACGTCATGGACGACGACTCCGGCGTCAGCGGCGGGAACCGCGCAGGCCGAGACGCCTGA
- a CDS encoding Fur family transcriptional regulator: protein MVSPESSAPRNTKQRNAVSAVLAETEGFHSAQDLHAMLRDRGERVGLTTVYRTLQGLADAGEVDVMRPPGGEHLYRRCSQGHHHHLVCRSCGRTVEVLGPAVESWADKVAGEHGFVDVAHTLEIFGTCPECAAAG from the coding sequence ATTGTGAGCCCGGAGAGCAGCGCCCCGCGCAACACCAAGCAGCGAAACGCGGTGAGTGCCGTGCTCGCCGAGACCGAGGGCTTCCACAGCGCGCAGGACCTGCACGCGATGCTGCGTGACCGCGGCGAGCGGGTCGGCCTGACCACGGTGTACCGCACGCTGCAGGGGCTGGCCGACGCCGGCGAGGTGGACGTGATGCGCCCGCCCGGCGGCGAGCACCTGTACCGGCGGTGCAGTCAGGGACACCACCACCACCTGGTGTGCCGCTCCTGCGGGCGGACGGTCGAGGTGCTCGGCCCGGCGGTGGAGTCGTGGGCCGACAAGGTGGCCGGTGAGCACGGCTTCGTGGACGTGGCGCACACGCTGGAAATCTTCGGCACCTGTCCGGAGTGCGCCGCCGCGGGCTGA
- a CDS encoding ArsR/SmtB family transcription factor: protein MPEPAPGAPAPDAPRGTVVGTTTATGYEAYEAAGGLLRALSAPIRIAIVAELGAGERCVHDLVARLGAPQPLVSQHLRVLRGAGVVRGVRRGREIAYSLVDEHVAHIVADAVSHARENRL from the coding sequence ATGCCTGAGCCGGCCCCGGGCGCACCGGCCCCGGACGCCCCACGCGGTACGGTGGTCGGCACCACGACGGCCACCGGTTACGAAGCGTACGAGGCCGCGGGAGGCCTGCTGCGGGCGCTGTCCGCCCCGATCCGGATCGCCATCGTGGCGGAGCTCGGCGCGGGCGAACGCTGCGTGCACGATCTGGTCGCCCGCCTCGGCGCCCCGCAGCCGCTGGTCTCGCAGCACCTGCGGGTGTTGCGCGGAGCCGGCGTGGTGCGGGGTGTCCGACGTGGCCGGGAGATCGCATACTCCCTGGTGGACGAACACGTCGCGCACATCGTCGCCGACGCCGTCAGCCATGCGAGGGAGAACCGATTGTGA
- a CDS encoding metal ABC transporter permease, which translates to MDLLTYPFMLRALAGALIIGLAAPALGVYLVQRRLSLIGDGIGHVALTGVGVGLLTHQSPVLTAVLVSVAGAVAVELVRERGRTSGDLALALLFYGGIAGGVVLVGLSDDSSNASLMQYLFGSLITTSSQDIAVIAGLGAAVLIAMLVFRPALFALCNDEEYARVSGLPVRTLNLLLAVTTAVTVTIAMRTVGLLLVSALMVVPVAAAQQITRGFRATMALAMLIGIGAAGAGVVLSGQIDTAPGATTVLLALAAFLLTAAAGALRHRMRRRTAEPAVRPEPPDVVLHA; encoded by the coding sequence ATGGATCTGCTGACCTATCCCTTCATGCTGCGCGCCCTGGCCGGCGCGCTGATCATCGGGCTGGCCGCCCCGGCGCTCGGCGTCTACCTGGTGCAGCGGCGGCTGTCGCTGATCGGCGACGGGATCGGCCACGTGGCGCTGACCGGGGTCGGCGTGGGCCTGCTCACCCACCAGTCGCCGGTGCTCACCGCGGTGCTGGTGTCGGTGGCCGGCGCGGTCGCCGTCGAGCTGGTCCGCGAGCGCGGGCGGACCTCCGGCGACCTGGCCCTGGCGCTGCTGTTCTACGGCGGCATCGCCGGTGGCGTGGTGCTGGTCGGGCTCTCCGACGACAGCAGCAACGCCAGCCTGATGCAGTACCTCTTCGGCTCGCTGATCACCACGTCGTCGCAGGACATCGCGGTGATCGCCGGGCTGGGGGCGGCGGTGCTGATCGCCATGCTGGTGTTCCGGCCGGCTCTGTTCGCGCTCTGCAACGACGAGGAGTACGCCCGGGTCAGTGGCCTGCCGGTGCGTACGCTCAACCTCCTGCTCGCGGTCACCACCGCGGTCACCGTGACCATCGCCATGCGTACCGTGGGCCTGCTGCTGGTCTCCGCCCTCATGGTGGTCCCGGTCGCCGCCGCCCAGCAGATCACCCGCGGGTTCCGGGCGACCATGGCGCTGGCCATGCTGATCGGCATCGGCGCGGCCGGCGCGGGCGTGGTGCTGTCCGGGCAGATCGACACCGCGCCGGGCGCCACCACCGTGCTGCTGGCGCTGGCCGCGTTCCTGCTCACCGCCGCGGCCGGCGCGCTGCGGCACCGGATGCGCCGGCGCACCGCCGAGCCCGCGGTCCGGCCGGAACCCCCGGACGTCGTGCTCCATGCCTGA
- a CDS encoding metal ABC transporter ATP-binding protein: MSVVEVRHVAAGYDGRDILRDVTLSVASGDVVAVLGANGSGKSTLIRTILGLVPVRRGEIELFGTPQRRFRQWARLGYVPQRIGAGSGVPATVGEVVASGRLARRGLFRPPGAADRAAVHQALDSVGLLERINDPVGTLSGGQQQRTLIARALAGKPDLLVLDEPTAGVDAASQEAFAGALTRFAAGGGTILLVLHELGPLRPLIGRAVVVHEGRIAHAGAPPEPAGHHAEPGHDHVHPHADEEKAGICEWAPTEGMNAF, translated from the coding sequence ATGAGCGTTGTCGAGGTGCGCCACGTGGCGGCCGGCTATGACGGCCGGGACATCCTGCGCGACGTCACCCTCAGCGTCGCCTCCGGCGACGTGGTCGCGGTGCTGGGGGCGAACGGCTCCGGCAAGTCCACCCTGATCCGGACGATCCTCGGCCTGGTCCCGGTGCGCCGCGGCGAGATCGAGCTGTTCGGCACGCCGCAGCGGCGGTTCCGGCAGTGGGCCCGCCTCGGGTACGTGCCGCAGCGCATCGGCGCCGGCAGCGGCGTCCCGGCCACGGTCGGCGAGGTGGTGGCGTCCGGCCGGCTGGCCCGCCGCGGCCTGTTCCGGCCGCCCGGGGCCGCCGACCGCGCCGCGGTGCACCAGGCGCTCGACTCGGTAGGGCTGCTGGAGCGCATCAACGATCCGGTCGGCACCCTCTCCGGCGGCCAGCAGCAGCGCACCCTGATCGCCCGGGCGCTGGCCGGCAAGCCGGACCTGCTGGTGCTGGACGAGCCGACCGCCGGGGTGGACGCGGCCAGCCAGGAGGCGTTCGCCGGGGCGCTGACCCGGTTCGCCGCCGGTGGCGGGACGATCCTGCTGGTGCTGCACGAGCTGGGGCCGCTGCGGCCGCTGATCGGGCGCGCGGTGGTGGTGCACGAGGGGCGGATCGCGCACGCGGGGGCCCCGCCGGAGCCGGCCGGTCACCACGCCGAGCCGGGACACGACCACGTGCACCCGCACGCCGACGAGGAGAAGGCCGGCATCTGCGAGTGGGCGCCGACCGAGGGGATGAACGCGTTCTAG
- a CDS encoding metal ABC transporter substrate-binding protein — protein MMRRLLAPLLVAATSVAAAGCGAPADTGGRLPVVAAFYPLQFVSERVGGDLVRVTNLTKPGAEPHDVELSPRQVARIVDARVAVYLHGFQPAVDEAVAQNAPEQGYDVSTAVGLRHAGETEEEHEEHEGHEHGATDPHVWLDPTRLATIGDDLARRLAGLDPAHATDYTARAAALRRQLTDLDGEFRAGLATCARRELVTSHTAFGYLAERYHLTQIGITGIDPEAEPSPRRLAEVAAQARAHGTTTIFFETLVSPKVAETIAREAGASTAVLDPLEGLTDPDADYFSVMRANLAALTTALGCSS, from the coding sequence ATGATGCGCCGCCTGCTCGCCCCGCTGCTCGTCGCGGCCACGTCGGTCGCGGCGGCCGGCTGCGGCGCGCCGGCGGACACCGGCGGCCGGCTCCCGGTCGTGGCCGCGTTCTACCCCCTGCAGTTCGTCAGCGAGCGTGTCGGCGGCGACCTGGTCCGGGTCACCAACCTCACCAAGCCCGGCGCCGAGCCGCACGACGTGGAGCTGAGCCCGCGCCAGGTGGCCCGGATCGTCGACGCCAGGGTCGCCGTCTACCTGCACGGCTTCCAGCCCGCGGTGGACGAGGCCGTCGCGCAGAACGCGCCGGAGCAGGGGTACGACGTGTCCACCGCGGTCGGCCTCCGGCACGCCGGGGAGACCGAGGAGGAGCACGAAGAGCACGAGGGGCACGAACACGGGGCCACCGACCCGCACGTCTGGCTGGACCCGACCCGGCTGGCCACGATCGGCGACGACCTCGCCCGGCGGCTGGCCGGTCTCGACCCGGCACACGCCACCGACTACACCGCCCGCGCCGCCGCCCTGCGCCGGCAGCTCACCGACCTGGACGGCGAGTTCCGTGCGGGCCTGGCCACCTGCGCCCGGCGCGAGCTGGTCACCAGCCACACCGCGTTCGGCTACCTGGCGGAGCGCTACCACCTGACCCAGATCGGGATCACCGGCATCGACCCGGAGGCCGAGCCGTCGCCGCGCCGCCTCGCCGAGGTCGCCGCGCAGGCCCGGGCGCACGGCACCACCACGATCTTCTTCGAGACGCTGGTCAGCCCGAAGGTCGCCGAGACGATCGCCCGGGAGGCCGGCGCCAGCACGGCGGTGCTCGACCCGCTGGAGGGCCTCACCGACCCGGACGCGGACTACTTCTCGGTGATGCGCGCCAACCTGGCCGCGCTCACCACGGCGCTGGGATGCTCGTCATGA
- a CDS encoding DUF6703 family protein gives MRLLQEAVLRVRRDQETVEHQHVTRVRTPTGAAVTTSDHFLRRLARVNPTVAFVAALALLLAGLFLPGIVGALLLGVLAAGLATLTFTTWPVQSPVTRVVRVVLLTLLVVAALSKVL, from the coding sequence GTGCGCCTGCTCCAGGAAGCCGTCTTGCGTGTCCGGCGGGACCAGGAAACGGTTGAGCACCAGCATGTGACGAGGGTACGCACGCCGACGGGAGCCGCTGTGACGACGTCCGACCATTTCCTGCGCCGCCTGGCCCGGGTCAATCCGACCGTCGCGTTCGTCGCGGCGCTGGCCCTGCTGCTGGCCGGGCTGTTCCTGCCCGGGATCGTCGGCGCGCTGTTGCTGGGCGTGCTGGCGGCCGGGCTGGCCACGCTGACCTTCACCACCTGGCCGGTGCAGTCGCCGGTCACCCGGGTGGTCCGGGTGGTGCTGCTCACCCTGCTGGTCGTGGCCGCGCTCAGCAAGGTGCTGTGA